From the Candidatus Delongbacteria bacterium genome, one window contains:
- a CDS encoding glucoamylase family protein, with protein MNTRTTTFPGPDEGRDKRRLGLGNRLRRLFHGAGESRTIGFPDLTRWAEGLYRASSTEPPLHGAVFAIEQLELHARDLAAGHVLGRSHGDDRLLRRLWDSERVIERCHLLLSRAHAAGRRMALAAEWLLDNRWLIEEQVHLARLHFPRGYSRQLPRLAGGASGGRPRIYDIILEFVAHVDGRVDEEALARYLTAYQSVTPLTLGEIWSVAIMLRLALVESLRRVTVNMSWQRAHRDSALAWAQRFDAVPDRQDSAFQVLADLVHEGPPLSTTFVAQFTQALQGRGATTTLVLAWLEQRLADQGQTIEEAIRAESQGQAAAHSSVANTISSLRLVNALEWHEFVESHSRTEHILRGEAAGVYPRMDFPTRDSYRHVVEALARRFRLDENQVARAAVELADAACARAVDDVAAHVGWLLVDEGRPQLERVLRGLPALAAVPPSRRRAGKLIAYLGLVVLLAVPALLLLAAAAGQAPRWALPVLCIGAALVASQFALAGVNWLASHLNRPQAMPRMDFEHGIPAECRTLVVVPTLLTGPGRIAAMLQGLELRYLANRDPNLWFALLTDFTDADQAGVAGDDELLDQAGAGIAELNLRYGDDAHGRFLLFHRPRLHNPQEGCWMGRERKRGKLEDFNALLCGSDRDAFCRIVGDVSQLTSIRYVITLDTDTDLPWGAGWRLVGAAAHPLNRPLLDAAGRRLLRGYAILQPRVSISWRSATQSRYARLMAGQVGFDPYTHLVSDLYQDLFQETSFIGKGLYDVGAFRRLLDGRFPDNAVLSHDLLESCYARSGQCSDVELLEDSPAGYLADLSRRHRWMRGDWQIAPWLGLRVGDAAGRRIRPDIALLGWWKIFDNLRRALVAPAYAVLLGLGWFVLPTPGAWTLAVLGLLFLPELLPGLAELVRVPPRLPLAVHVATVARAAAQRLARTALWLVFLPLEAGVALDAAARSLWRVGLSRQHLLEWQTAAAVERHAGTGLASVLGRLWAVPLLVLALAAGLGFSGFSGSALAAAAPLLLLWFGSPLLAWWISRPLPAAAARLGEADLRFLSRVARLTWRYFEVFVGPQENWLPPDNFQQEPGPRVAHRTSPTDMGLSLLANLCAHDLGYLSAGQLLERTARTLDSMEQLERHRGHFYNWYDTVTRRALRPLYVSTVDSGNLTGHVRVLRSGLLELAGAPLLPDGLQAGLRDTLEPLAGPAGAGPPLDALRDRLRACPPGLSFRREWLAGLGAEAARLVESCGVEAGPEAAWWATAFERQVRALRADLSELAPWLESGEALPGRVAPELWAALEQAENLAGLADLARQAAAGLALPPFGEPELRLARAFTLGAERIAARLEQIGALAARCLGLAGAEFAFLYDPRRKLLAIGYQVAERRLDTSVYDLLASEARLASYVAIASGQLPFDHWFALGRRLTTAHGRQVLLSWSGSMFEYLMPRLVMPHFAGTLLDQTCTGAVARQIEYGRQRGVPWGISESCYNVQDGEGTWQYRAFGVPGLGLQRGLGDEVVVAPYATLLALLVDPRRAVANLRQMAARSWLGVYGFFEAVDFTPARLDEGESEVRIQSFFAHHHGMGLLALGQALLGPLMQRRFLSIPEFHAAALLLLERVPRTGVLMYPHAREARASGRVALPAAPSALRTFTNPNTPLPDVQLLSNGRYHVMVSAAGAGYSRFGELAVTRWREDPTVEAHGVFGYVRDLQSGHGWSTTFQPTLRAGQKYEAVFSPGRAEFRRQDDQVETHTEVAVSIEDDLEIRRIRLTNRSPHERRLSLTVYAEIVLAPGAADELHRVFSNLFVQSELCPELGTVLLTRRPRSADERPPWLFCLLPLGGGDPAACSFETDRARFIGRGRSLRNPLAQESDGPLSGTAGAVLDPCAALRRELVLAPDATARFDLILGVAPTREAALRLSAKYQDHRTVDRVLDAAPTHSRTALAQLGASEADVQRYAELAAAVIFAHRSFRAPGSILRRNRKGQAGLWRFGIPGDLPIVLLRVGEADKLQLVQDLLKAHAWWRTRGLATDLVIWNEDASSYRRELGDQLLDLIAAGPEAHLLDKPGGVFVRQIESFSEEDRVLLQAVARVVIRDADGSLGGQLERWRRTREPGRALMLPPVRRAAPGPAPAPAAPRDDLLFSNGTGGFTRDGREYIIDLPPGTHTPAPWVNVLANPRLGTVVSESGSAYTWFGNAQQGRLTPWSNDPVSDPAGEVLYLRDEESGRFQSPMPWPRMGESAYACRHGFGYSVFEHAEDGLVTELKTYVAVDAPVKFLALKIRNAGRRPRTLSVFGSVDWVLGDLRSRHAPHVVTEREPLTGAILARNAYSEEFSGFVAFFDCSEPLRSVSGDRAECLGRNGDPSGPAAVRLRELSGRLGAGLDPCAAILTRVVLEPGAEREVVFILGAGSSSAEATALVQRHRGVGPAHLALEEVWRFWRSTLGVLQAETPDAGLNVLFNGWLPYQVLACRLWGRSGFSQSGGAYGFRDQLQDCLALLHQLPGVTREQLLRCAGRQFAEGDVQHWWHPPGGRGIRTRCSDDFLWLPYAVARYVAFTGDTGVLDEVVPYLASRTLGPGEESYYDLPGRSDQAGPLYEHCVRALRHGLALGAHGLPLMGGGDWNDGMNLVGQAGRGESVWLGFFLHQVLSRFIPLAEARADAGLVDECRTAAAGLARQLDLEAWDGRWYKRAWFDDGQPLGSAAGAECRIDLLPQAWATLAGVGDPGRRRLALDAVWEQLVRQDLQLVQLLDPPFDQAPLEPGYIKAYPPGVRENGGQYTHAAIWAAQAFALAGRVEQAATLVALLNPIQHTLDPAAVERYRVEPYVLAADVYSQPPHAGRGGWTWYTGAAGWYYQLLHEVVLGLERRVDTLHIQPRVPAGWTAFRVHYRYCRTLYVLEYVQDPAQQGPVRLTLDGRPLAGAGLDLQDDAREHRVEVRFGPCEGRA; from the coding sequence ATGAACACCCGCACGACGACCTTTCCCGGCCCGGACGAAGGCCGGGACAAGCGGCGGCTGGGGCTGGGAAACCGCTTGCGCCGGCTCTTCCACGGCGCCGGCGAATCCCGCACCATCGGCTTCCCGGACCTGACGCGCTGGGCGGAGGGTCTGTACCGGGCCAGCTCCACCGAACCGCCGCTGCACGGGGCGGTGTTCGCCATCGAGCAGCTGGAGCTCCATGCGCGCGACCTGGCCGCCGGCCACGTGCTGGGCCGCTCCCATGGCGACGATCGCCTGCTGCGGCGGCTGTGGGATTCCGAGCGGGTCATCGAACGCTGCCACCTGCTGCTCTCCCGGGCCCACGCCGCCGGCCGGCGCATGGCGCTGGCCGCCGAGTGGCTGCTGGACAACCGCTGGCTGATCGAGGAGCAGGTCCACCTGGCGCGCCTGCATTTCCCCCGCGGCTACAGCCGCCAGTTGCCGCGTCTGGCGGGGGGCGCGTCCGGCGGCCGGCCGCGCATCTACGACATCATCCTGGAGTTCGTGGCCCACGTGGACGGGCGCGTGGACGAGGAGGCGCTCGCGCGCTACCTGACCGCCTACCAGTCCGTCACGCCCCTGACCCTGGGGGAGATCTGGTCGGTGGCCATCATGCTGCGACTGGCGCTGGTGGAGAGCCTGCGCCGGGTCACCGTCAACATGAGCTGGCAGCGTGCGCACCGGGACAGCGCCCTGGCCTGGGCCCAGCGCTTCGACGCCGTGCCGGACCGCCAGGACAGCGCTTTCCAGGTGCTGGCGGACCTGGTGCACGAGGGTCCGCCCCTCTCCACCACCTTCGTCGCCCAGTTCACCCAGGCCCTGCAGGGTCGCGGAGCCACCACCACGCTGGTGCTGGCCTGGCTGGAGCAGCGGCTGGCGGACCAGGGCCAGACCATCGAGGAGGCCATCCGCGCCGAGAGCCAGGGCCAGGCGGCGGCGCATTCCTCGGTGGCCAACACCATCTCCAGCCTGCGGCTGGTCAACGCGCTGGAGTGGCACGAGTTCGTCGAGTCCCACAGCCGCACGGAGCACATCCTGCGCGGCGAGGCGGCGGGCGTCTACCCGCGGATGGATTTCCCCACGCGCGACTCCTACCGGCACGTGGTGGAGGCCCTGGCCCGGCGCTTCCGGCTGGACGAGAACCAGGTGGCCCGGGCCGCCGTGGAGCTGGCCGACGCGGCGTGCGCCCGGGCTGTCGACGACGTGGCGGCCCACGTGGGCTGGCTGCTGGTGGACGAGGGCCGGCCGCAGCTGGAGCGCGTGCTGCGCGGGCTGCCGGCGCTGGCCGCCGTCCCGCCCTCCCGGCGGCGCGCGGGCAAGCTGATTGCCTACCTGGGGCTGGTGGTCCTGCTGGCCGTCCCGGCCCTGCTGCTGCTGGCCGCCGCCGCGGGCCAGGCGCCTCGCTGGGCCCTGCCGGTGTTGTGCATCGGCGCGGCGCTGGTGGCCTCCCAGTTCGCCCTCGCCGGCGTGAACTGGCTGGCCTCCCACCTGAACCGGCCCCAGGCCATGCCGCGGATGGACTTCGAACACGGCATCCCGGCCGAGTGCCGCACGCTGGTCGTGGTGCCCACCCTGCTGACGGGGCCGGGGCGGATCGCCGCCATGCTGCAGGGCCTGGAGCTGCGCTACCTGGCCAACCGCGACCCCAATCTGTGGTTCGCGCTGCTCACCGACTTCACCGACGCCGACCAGGCCGGGGTCGCGGGCGACGACGAGCTGCTGGACCAGGCCGGCGCGGGCATCGCGGAGCTGAACCTGCGCTACGGCGACGACGCACACGGGCGCTTCCTGCTCTTCCACCGGCCGCGGCTCCACAACCCGCAGGAGGGCTGCTGGATGGGCCGCGAGCGCAAGCGCGGCAAGCTCGAGGACTTCAACGCCCTGTTGTGCGGAAGCGACCGGGACGCCTTCTGCCGCATCGTGGGCGACGTCTCGCAACTGACCAGCATCCGCTACGTGATCACGCTGGACACGGACACGGATCTGCCCTGGGGCGCGGGCTGGCGCCTGGTGGGCGCCGCGGCCCATCCGCTCAACCGGCCGCTGTTGGACGCCGCGGGACGCCGCCTGCTGCGCGGCTACGCCATCCTCCAGCCGCGGGTCAGCATCTCCTGGCGCAGCGCCACCCAGAGCCGCTACGCGCGGCTGATGGCCGGCCAGGTGGGCTTCGACCCCTACACGCACCTGGTCTCGGACCTCTACCAGGACCTCTTCCAGGAGACCTCGTTCATCGGCAAGGGCCTCTACGACGTGGGAGCCTTCCGCCGGTTGCTGGACGGGCGCTTCCCGGACAACGCCGTGCTCAGCCACGACCTGCTGGAGTCCTGCTACGCGCGCTCGGGCCAGTGCAGCGACGTGGAGTTGCTGGAGGACTCGCCCGCGGGCTACCTGGCCGACCTGAGCCGGCGCCACCGCTGGATGCGCGGCGACTGGCAGATCGCGCCCTGGCTGGGCCTGCGGGTCGGGGACGCCGCCGGGCGGCGGATCCGGCCGGACATCGCCCTGCTGGGCTGGTGGAAGATCTTCGACAACCTGCGCCGCGCGCTGGTGGCGCCGGCCTACGCCGTGCTACTGGGGCTGGGCTGGTTCGTGCTGCCCACGCCCGGCGCCTGGACCCTGGCCGTGCTGGGCCTGCTCTTCCTGCCCGAGCTGCTTCCCGGCCTGGCCGAGCTGGTGCGCGTCCCGCCCCGCCTGCCCCTGGCCGTGCACGTGGCCACGGTGGCCCGCGCCGCCGCGCAACGGCTGGCCCGCACGGCGCTCTGGCTGGTCTTCCTGCCGCTGGAGGCGGGCGTCGCCCTGGACGCCGCCGCGCGTTCGCTCTGGCGTGTGGGCCTCAGCCGCCAGCACCTGCTCGAGTGGCAGACCGCCGCCGCAGTGGAGCGGCACGCCGGGACTGGCCTGGCGAGCGTGCTGGGACGGCTCTGGGCGGTTCCGCTGCTGGTGTTGGCGCTGGCCGCCGGGCTCGGATTCTCCGGATTCTCCGGATCCGCCCTCGCCGCAGCCGCCCCGCTCCTGCTGCTCTGGTTCGGCTCGCCGCTGCTGGCGTGGTGGATCAGCCGGCCGCTGCCCGCCGCCGCCGCGCGGCTGGGCGAGGCGGACCTGCGCTTCCTGAGCCGGGTGGCCCGCCTGACCTGGCGCTACTTCGAGGTCTTCGTCGGCCCGCAGGAGAACTGGCTGCCCCCGGACAACTTCCAGCAGGAGCCCGGCCCGCGGGTGGCCCACCGCACCAGCCCGACGGACATGGGTCTCTCGCTGCTCGCCAACCTCTGCGCCCACGACCTGGGCTACCTGAGCGCCGGGCAGCTGCTGGAGCGCACGGCCCGCACCCTGGACTCCATGGAGCAGCTCGAGCGCCACCGTGGCCACTTCTACAACTGGTACGACACCGTCACGCGCCGGGCCCTGCGGCCGCTCTACGTCTCCACCGTGGACAGCGGCAACCTGACGGGCCACGTCCGCGTGCTGCGCAGCGGGCTGCTGGAGCTGGCCGGCGCGCCCCTGCTCCCGGACGGCCTCCAGGCCGGACTGCGCGACACCCTGGAACCGCTGGCCGGACCGGCGGGGGCCGGCCCGCCGCTGGATGCGCTGCGGGACCGGCTGCGCGCCTGCCCACCGGGCCTGTCGTTCCGGCGGGAGTGGCTGGCCGGACTGGGCGCGGAGGCCGCCCGGCTGGTGGAATCCTGCGGGGTGGAGGCGGGCCCGGAGGCGGCCTGGTGGGCCACGGCCTTCGAGCGTCAGGTGCGCGCGTTGCGGGCCGACCTGAGCGAGCTGGCCCCCTGGCTGGAGTCCGGGGAGGCGCTGCCCGGGCGAGTGGCGCCCGAGCTCTGGGCCGCCCTCGAGCAGGCGGAGAACCTGGCCGGGCTGGCCGATCTGGCGCGCCAGGCGGCCGCTGGGCTGGCCCTGCCGCCCTTCGGCGAGCCGGAGCTGCGGCTGGCCCGGGCCTTCACGCTGGGCGCGGAGCGCATCGCCGCGCGTCTGGAGCAGATCGGAGCCCTGGCCGCGCGCTGCCTGGGCCTGGCCGGCGCCGAGTTCGCATTCCTCTACGATCCGCGCCGCAAGTTGCTGGCCATCGGCTATCAGGTGGCGGAGCGCCGGCTGGACACCAGCGTCTACGACCTGCTGGCCTCGGAGGCCCGCCTGGCCAGCTACGTGGCCATCGCCTCCGGCCAGCTGCCCTTCGACCACTGGTTCGCCCTCGGGCGGCGGCTGACCACGGCCCACGGCCGGCAGGTGCTGCTCAGCTGGAGCGGATCCATGTTCGAATACCTGATGCCGCGCCTGGTGATGCCGCACTTCGCGGGCACCCTGCTGGACCAGACCTGCACGGGCGCCGTGGCCCGCCAGATCGAGTACGGCCGGCAGCGCGGCGTGCCCTGGGGGATCTCGGAGTCCTGCTACAACGTCCAGGACGGCGAGGGCACCTGGCAGTACCGGGCCTTCGGGGTGCCGGGACTGGGCCTGCAGCGCGGGCTGGGCGACGAGGTGGTGGTGGCGCCCTATGCCACGCTGCTGGCCCTGCTGGTGGATCCCCGCCGCGCCGTGGCCAACCTGCGCCAGATGGCCGCGCGCTCCTGGCTGGGCGTCTACGGCTTCTTCGAGGCCGTCGACTTCACCCCCGCGCGCCTGGACGAGGGCGAGAGCGAGGTGCGGATCCAGTCCTTCTTCGCCCACCACCACGGGATGGGCCTGCTGGCCCTCGGGCAGGCCCTGCTGGGGCCGCTGATGCAGCGCCGCTTCCTCAGCATCCCCGAGTTCCACGCGGCGGCCCTGCTGCTGCTGGAGCGCGTGCCCCGCACCGGCGTGCTGATGTACCCGCACGCCCGGGAAGCCCGGGCCTCGGGGCGGGTCGCGCTCCCTGCGGCCCCGTCCGCGCTGCGCACCTTCACCAATCCCAACACGCCGCTGCCCGACGTGCAGCTGCTCTCCAACGGGCGCTACCACGTGATGGTCTCCGCCGCCGGCGCGGGCTACAGCCGCTTCGGCGAGCTGGCCGTCACCCGCTGGCGCGAGGATCCCACCGTCGAGGCGCACGGGGTCTTCGGTTACGTGCGCGACCTGCAGAGCGGGCACGGCTGGTCCACCACCTTTCAGCCCACGCTGCGCGCCGGCCAGAAGTACGAGGCCGTCTTCTCGCCGGGCCGGGCGGAGTTCCGCCGCCAGGACGACCAGGTGGAGACCCACACCGAGGTCGCCGTCTCCATCGAGGACGACCTGGAGATCCGCCGCATCCGGCTCACCAACCGCTCGCCGCACGAGCGCCGGCTCTCGCTGACCGTCTACGCCGAGATCGTGCTGGCCCCCGGCGCGGCGGACGAGCTGCACCGCGTCTTCAGCAACCTCTTCGTGCAGAGCGAGCTCTGCCCCGAGCTGGGCACCGTGCTCCTGACGCGCCGGCCGCGCTCGGCGGACGAGCGGCCGCCCTGGCTCTTCTGCCTGCTGCCCCTGGGCGGCGGGGATCCGGCGGCCTGCAGTTTCGAGACCGACCGGGCGCGCTTCATCGGCCGGGGCCGCAGCCTGCGCAATCCGCTGGCGCAGGAGTCGGACGGCCCGCTCTCCGGGACGGCGGGGGCCGTGCTGGATCCCTGCGCCGCGCTGCGCCGCGAGCTCGTCCTGGCGCCCGACGCCACCGCCCGCTTCGACCTGATCCTCGGGGTGGCTCCCACGCGCGAGGCCGCGCTGCGGCTCAGCGCCAAGTATCAGGACCACCGCACCGTGGACCGCGTGCTGGACGCCGCCCCCACCCACAGCCGGACCGCCCTGGCCCAACTGGGGGCCAGCGAGGCCGACGTCCAGCGCTACGCCGAGCTGGCCGCCGCGGTGATCTTCGCCCACCGCAGTTTCCGGGCGCCGGGCAGCATCCTGCGCCGCAACCGCAAGGGCCAGGCCGGACTCTGGCGCTTCGGCATCCCGGGCGACCTGCCCATCGTGCTGCTGCGCGTGGGGGAGGCCGACAAGCTCCAGCTGGTGCAGGATCTGCTCAAGGCCCACGCCTGGTGGCGCACGCGCGGGCTGGCCACCGATCTGGTGATCTGGAACGAGGACGCCTCGAGTTACCGGCGCGAGTTGGGCGACCAGCTGCTGGACCTCATCGCCGCCGGGCCCGAGGCCCACCTGCTGGACAAGCCGGGCGGCGTCTTCGTGCGGCAGATCGAGAGCTTCTCCGAAGAGGACCGCGTGCTGCTGCAGGCCGTGGCCCGGGTGGTGATCCGCGACGCCGACGGCTCGCTGGGCGGACAGCTGGAGCGCTGGCGGCGGACCCGGGAACCCGGGCGGGCGCTGATGCTTCCCCCCGTGCGCCGCGCCGCGCCCGGCCCGGCCCCCGCCCCCGCCGCCCCGCGGGACGACCTGCTGTTTTCCAACGGCACGGGCGGCTTCACGCGCGACGGGCGCGAGTACATCATCGACCTTCCGCCCGGCACGCACACGCCGGCGCCCTGGGTGAACGTCCTGGCCAACCCGCGGCTGGGCACCGTGGTCAGCGAGAGCGGCAGCGCCTACACCTGGTTCGGCAACGCCCAGCAGGGCCGCCTGACGCCGTGGAGCAACGATCCCGTCAGCGATCCCGCGGGCGAGGTGCTCTACCTGCGCGACGAGGAGAGCGGGCGCTTCCAGAGCCCCATGCCCTGGCCGCGGATGGGGGAGAGCGCCTACGCCTGCCGCCACGGCTTCGGCTACAGCGTGTTCGAGCACGCCGAGGACGGGCTGGTGACAGAACTCAAGACCTACGTGGCCGTGGACGCGCCGGTGAAGTTCCTGGCGCTGAAGATCCGCAACGCGGGCCGGCGCCCGCGCACGCTCAGCGTGTTCGGTTCCGTGGACTGGGTGCTGGGCGACCTGCGCAGCCGGCACGCGCCCCACGTGGTGACCGAGCGCGAGCCGCTCACCGGGGCGATCCTGGCGCGCAACGCCTACAGCGAGGAGTTCTCGGGCTTCGTGGCCTTCTTCGACTGCAGCGAGCCCCTGCGCAGCGTCAGCGGCGACCGCGCCGAGTGTCTGGGCCGCAACGGCGATCCGTCCGGCCCGGCGGCCGTCCGGCTGCGCGAGCTGAGCGGACGGCTGGGGGCGGGCCTGGACCCCTGCGCGGCCATCCTGACCCGCGTGGTGCTGGAGCCCGGCGCCGAGCGCGAGGTGGTCTTCATCCTCGGGGCCGGCAGCAGCAGCGCGGAAGCCACGGCCCTGGTCCAGCGCCACCGGGGCGTCGGGCCCGCGCACCTGGCGCTGGAGGAGGTCTGGCGCTTCTGGCGGAGCACCCTGGGCGTGCTCCAGGCCGAGACGCCGGACGCCGGTCTGAACGTGCTGTTCAACGGCTGGCTGCCCTACCAGGTCCTGGCCTGCCGCCTCTGGGGCCGCAGCGGCTTCAGCCAGTCGGGCGGAGCCTACGGCTTCCGCGACCAGCTCCAGGACTGCCTGGCCCTGCTCCACCAGCTGCCCGGGGTGACCCGCGAGCAGCTCCTGCGCTGCGCCGGCCGCCAGTTCGCGGAGGGCGACGTGCAGCACTGGTGGCACCCGCCCGGCGGGCGGGGCATCCGCACCCGCTGCTCGGACGACTTCCTCTGGCTGCCCTACGCCGTCGCGCGCTACGTGGCCTTCACCGGGGACACGGGCGTGCTGGACGAGGTCGTGCCCTACCTGGCCAGCCGGACGCTGGGCCCCGGCGAGGAGAGCTACTACGACCTGCCGGGCCGCTCCGACCAGGCCGGCCCCCTCTACGAGCACTGCGTGCGGGCCCTGCGCCACGGCCTGGCCCTGGGCGCGCACGGCCTGCCCCTGATGGGCGGCGGCGACTGGAACGACGGCATGAACCTGGTGGGCCAGGCGGGGCGCGGCGAGAGCGTCTGGCTGGGCTTCTTCCTGCATCAGGTGTTGAGCCGCTTCATCCCGCTGGCCGAAGCACGCGCCGACGCGGGGCTGGTCGACGAGTGCCGGACGGCGGCCGCCGGTCTGGCCCGCCAGCTGGATCTCGAAGCCTGGGACGGCCGGTGGTACAAGCGCGCCTGGTTCGACGACGGCCAGCCCCTGGGCTCGGCCGCCGGCGCGGAGTGCCGCATCGACCTGCTGCCCCAGGCCTGGGCGACCCTGGCCGGCGTGGGCGATCCCGGCCGGCGCCGGCTGGCCCTGGACGCGGTCTGGGAGCAGTTGGTGCGGCAGGATCTGCAGCTGGTCCAGCTGCTGGATCCGCCCTTCGACCAGGCCCCGCTGGAGCCGGGCTACATCAAGGCCTATCCGCCCGGCGTGCGCGAGAACGGCGGCCAGTACACGCACGCCGCCATCTGGGCGGCCCAGGCCTTCGCGCTGGCCGGCCGCGTGGAGCAGGCCGCGACGTTGGTCGCCCTGCTCAATCCCATCCAACACACGCTGGACCCGGCGGCCGTGGAGCGCTACCGGGTGGAGCCCTACGTGCTGGCGGCGGACGTCTACAGCCAGCCGCCGCACGCGGGCCGGGGTGGCTGGACCTGGTACACGGGGGCGGCGGGCTGGTACTACCAGCTGCTGCACGAGGTCGTGCTGGGGCTGGAGCGCCGGGTGGACACGCTGCACATCCAGCCCCGGGTGCCGGCCGGCTGGACGGCCTTCCGCGTGCACTACCGCTACTGCCGGACGCTCTACGTGCTCGAGTACGTCCAGGACCCGGCGCAGCAGGGGCCGGTGCGGCTGACCCTGGACGGCCGGCCGCTGGCCGGGGCGGGGCTGGACCTCCAGGACGATGCCCGCGAGCACCGAGTCGAGGTGCGCTTCGGACCCTGCGAAGGGCGCGCGTGA
- a CDS encoding AI-2E family transporter translates to MLNPGTRRRGAPIVDDRRLSGSVQTPVLIAATILGLWICWQLTLPFLSVLVWALTLAVLFAPLQLWLEARLGRPGLAAALCVLVVALLVALPVVFVGQRLIQESILGAELVRGKVESGEWLRALEARPRLAPVAQWVRQSIDLPGTIQAFVGWMSAAAGSVLRGSAIQLAAVGLTFYLFYYLLRDRVAALQVLRSASPLSRVDMDRLLERLGDTISATVYGTLAVALIQGLLGGLMFWWLGLPAPLFWGVVMALLSVIPVLGAFIIWVPAALFLLLAGQWGRALILALWGGIVVGGVDNLLRPMLVGRRLHQHTLVAFISVVGGLLLFGASGLILGPLTFTLTAVLLESWRKPPEDPPRLSPDGPWPPKSDR, encoded by the coding sequence ATGCTGAACCCCGGAACCCGGCGCCGCGGCGCACCCATCGTGGACGACCGCCGCCTGAGCGGCAGCGTGCAGACGCCCGTGCTGATCGCCGCGACGATCCTGGGCCTCTGGATCTGCTGGCAGCTGACCCTGCCCTTCCTCTCGGTGCTGGTCTGGGCCCTGACCCTGGCCGTGCTGTTCGCGCCCCTCCAGCTCTGGCTGGAGGCCCGGCTGGGACGTCCCGGACTGGCCGCCGCCCTCTGCGTGCTGGTCGTGGCGCTGCTGGTGGCCCTGCCCGTGGTCTTCGTGGGCCAGCGGCTGATCCAGGAGTCCATCCTGGGGGCCGAGCTGGTGCGGGGCAAGGTGGAATCCGGCGAGTGGCTGCGCGCCCTCGAGGCCCGGCCGCGGCTGGCGCCCGTGGCCCAGTGGGTCCGGCAGAGCATCGACCTGCCGGGCACCATCCAGGCCTTCGTGGGCTGGATGAGCGCGGCGGCGGGCTCCGTCCTGCGCGGCTCCGCGATCCAGTTGGCGGCGGTGGGGCTGACCTTCTACCTGTTCTATTACCTGCTGCGCGACCGCGTCGCGGCGCTGCAGGTCCTGCGCTCCGCCTCGCCCCTGTCCCGCGTGGACATGGACCGGCTGCTGGAGCGCCTGGGGGACACCATCTCCGCCACGGTCTACGGCACCCTGGCGGTGGCCCTGATCCAGGGCCTGCTGGGCGGCCTGATGTTCTGGTGGCTGGGGCTGCCCGCCCCGCTCTTCTGGGGCGTGGTGATGGCCCTGCTCTCGGTGATCCCCGTGCTGGGCGCTTTTATCATCTGGGTGCCCGCCGCGCTCTTCCTGCTGCTGGCGGGCCAGTGGGGCCGCGCCCTGATCCTGGCCCTCTGGGGCGGGATCGTGGTGGGCGGCGTGGACAACCTGCTGCGGCCGATGCTGGTGGGCCGGCGTCTGCACCAGCACACCCTGGTGGCCTTCATCTCGGTGGTGGGCGGCCTGCTGCTCTTCGGCGCCTCCGGCCTGATCCTGGGGCCGCTGACCTTCACCCTGACGGCCGTCCTGCTGGAGAGCTGGCGCAAGCCGCCGGAGGATCCGCCGCGCCTGTCGCCGGATGGCCCCTGGCCACCCAAATCGGATCGCTGA
- a CDS encoding pirin family protein → MSLSRATARHHDGRQGQDLWQSFRPPDPADPSAGGFGFLSSLEENRLPPGALVGARPVLDMEILTYVREGVLAQDESSGKTGLLLAGEFQCRVHRRGSRLRERNASASRWAHAFRLTLRPSRAGRTPTCEQKHFPSADRRGWLCVVASPNGRLGSLLVHPDVQLYSTLMDLGQHLVHQLPPGRMAWLHVVEGEIAIGDLVLTSGDGVGVTAEAAVSFTARLESEILLLDLGPDPRAV, encoded by the coding sequence ATGTCCCTCAGTCGCGCCACGGCACGCCACCACGACGGGCGCCAGGGCCAGGATCTGTGGCAATCCTTCCGTCCGCCGGATCCCGCCGATCCCTCGGCGGGGGGATTCGGATTCCTCTCGTCGCTGGAAGAGAACCGCCTGCCCCCCGGCGCCCTGGTGGGGGCCCGGCCGGTGCTCGACATGGAGATCCTGACCTACGTGCGGGAGGGCGTGCTGGCCCAGGACGAGTCCTCGGGAAAGACAGGCTTGCTGCTGGCCGGCGAATTCCAGTGCCGCGTGCACCGGCGCGGCAGCCGGCTGCGCGAGCGCAACGCCTCCGCCTCCCGCTGGGCCCACGCCTTCCGCCTGACCCTGCGGCCGTCGCGCGCCGGCCGCACCCCGACCTGCGAGCAAAAGCACTTTCCCAGCGCGGACCGCCGGGGCTGGCTCTGCGTGGTGGCCTCGCCGAACGGTCGGCTGGGCTCGCTGCTCGTGCACCCGGACGTTCAGCTCTACTCGACGTTGATGGATCTGGGCCAGCACCTGGTCCACCAGCTGCCGCCGGGCCGGATGGCCTGGCTGCACGTGGTGGAGGGGGAGATCGCCATCGGCGACCTGGTGCTCACCAGCGGCGACGGGGTGGGGGTCACGGCGGAAGCCGCGGTCTCGTTCACCGCCCGGCTGGAGTCGGAGATCCTGCTGCTCGATCTGGGCCCGGATCCGCGGGCCGTCTGA
- a CDS encoding lmo0937 family membrane protein, translated as MLFTIAVILVVLWALGLVTSYTMGGLIHILLVLAIVVVLVRVIQGRRVI; from the coding sequence ATGCTGTTCACCATCGCCGTCATCCTCGTCGTGCTGTGGGCCCTGGGACTGGTGACCTCGTACACCATGGGCGGGCTGATCCACATCCTGCTCGTGCTGGCCATCGTGGTCGTCCTCGTGCGGGTCATCCAGGGCCGCCGCGTGATTTGA
- a CDS encoding CsbD family protein, with protein sequence MNLDQAAGKWEQLKGRAKMAWGELTDDDFTKAEGSADKLFGVIQEKFGDDRETIKAKLDKARKH encoded by the coding sequence ATGAACCTGGATCAAGCGGCCGGCAAGTGGGAACAGCTCAAGGGTCGGGCCAAGATGGCCTGGGGCGAACTCACCGACGACGATTTCACGAAGGCGGAGGGCTCCGCGGACAAGCTGTTCGGAGTCATCCAGGAGAAGTTTGGCGACGATCGGGAGACCATCAAAGCCAAGCTCGACAAGGCCCGCAAACACTAA